DNA sequence from the Romboutsia ilealis genome:
AGCAACTATTAAAATAAAATATTTTTATGACTTAACTCTTTATATCTATATAGGCTACATAGGAGATATTTTTAAACTAAGATTTTAAAAAAAATAGAAGGGTATCAAAAAATTATAAAAATACAGTCTGTAGCCTTATCTCAGAGCATCACCCACCCCATCACCCCATAGGGTAGGGTCTGCCATTTAAAGACTTTAGAATTTAGATAAACATATAAATCTATGTCATATAACATAAATCTTAATTATTATAAAAATTTATAAAAATTTGAGCCATTTAAAGCCATTCTAAGAGCCTCAGATGATGCTACTAATGTATTACATCCTTTGATATATCAATGGTTACATAGATTATTGTTTTAGAATGTAGAATGTAAGTAACAGTAATACATATATATCTATATAATATCTGTTACTTTAGTAGTTACATATGGAACACTAATTACTATTACATAATCATATAAACAAATAATTATATATTGTTATCATTACATACATATATGTATATAGACCCATAGGAGGCTCTGAGAGGATAGCTTATATCCCACTTAATGTATTGCTCCCTTAAAATATGGGGGACTTTAAAAAGGAGATATAGGGGGGATATAAAAAATGTCCATAATACTACTGTATTACAGACATAGGGGAGGGCATTAAAAAATCTACATTATAGGACTATTTATGGACACTTTTTAGACACTTTTTTTCTATACCCCTTTACAGACACAAAAAAAGAGAGCTGCTCTATTCTGCATCTCCTTTATTCTCCTCTAACATCTTTATATATTTGTATACTGTAGTTCTGCTCTTAATCTCTGACATTCTACCTAACTCTGTAACATTAAGTTCTCCATTCTTATATCTAACATAGTTTTTCTTAAATAATGGAGGTATGCTATCTAATGTAGTCTTTGCTCTCCCTAATACCTTACCTTTAGCTTTAGCAGTAGCTAATCCACTCTTTATCCTACTAACAGTAATCTCTCTCTCCATCTCAGAGAATACTCCCATCATATTAACCATTCCCATAACCATAGGGTCTACATCTCCCTTAGTAAAATCTAATGTAAATGCTCCTAATATGACTTTAACCTTTTTATCCTTTAGGATGTCTAATATACTTAATAAATCTCTCATACTTCTACTTATTCTACTCAACTCTGTAACAATAAGAGTATCTCCCTCAGAGATAGCCTCTAAC
Encoded proteins:
- a CDS encoding recombinase family protein — encoded protein: MAVYGYCRCSTDDTKQSVDRQIKDVMELGAEPKLIYTEYESGTKRDRIELNRMLEAISEGDTLIVTELSRISRSMRDLLSILDILKDKKVKVILGAFTLDFTKGDVDPMVMGMVNMMGVFSEMEREITVSRIKSGLATAKAKGKVLGRAKTTLDSIPPLFKKNYVRYKNGELNVTELGRMSEIKSRTTVYKYIKMLEENKGDAE